In a single window of the Paenibacillus sp. MMS20-IR301 genome:
- a CDS encoding Ada metal-binding domain-containing protein, with the protein MDQQLFERIYDTVVRREPTYDGVYYTAVLTTHIVCRPSCRARTPKAANVVFYGSLQEAVREGFRPCKRCRPDEGGILRPDAVLAAQADSLMQGQLSRKLTLQSLAGELKVSPFHLQRTYKRVTGQSPAARLEELRAGEACRLLAGTDSAIADVGRAVGFRSPSHFAAWFAKKTGLPPTEYRSKHNEGGNDHESEPEV; encoded by the coding sequence ATGGATCAACAATTATTTGAGCGTATTTATGACACGGTGGTCCGGCGCGAGCCGACCTATGATGGTGTGTATTATACAGCGGTGCTGACCACGCATATTGTCTGCCGGCCCTCCTGCCGGGCGAGAACGCCGAAGGCAGCGAACGTGGTGTTCTACGGCTCTCTGCAGGAAGCTGTACGTGAAGGCTTCCGCCCCTGCAAAAGATGCCGCCCCGACGAAGGCGGCATTCTCCGGCCGGACGCCGTGCTGGCGGCGCAGGCCGATAGCCTGATGCAAGGCCAGCTGTCACGCAAGCTGACGCTGCAGTCGCTGGCTGGAGAGCTGAAGGTGAGCCCGTTTCACCTGCAGCGGACATACAAGCGGGTAACCGGCCAGTCGCCTGCGGCCAGACTGGAGGAGCTGCGGGCGGGTGAAGCCTGCAGGCTGCTGGCCGGGACAGATTCCGCTATTGCAGATGTCGGCCGGGCCGTAGGCTTCCGCAGCCCCTCCCACTTCGCAGCCTGGTTCGCGAAGAAGACAGGCCTGCCGCCGACCGAATACCGTTCTAAGCATAATGAAGGAGGTAATGATCATGAATCAGAGCCGGAAGTATAG
- a CDS encoding AraC family transcriptional regulator, with product METIRLLQQAIDYVEHNLQSAIEVEDIAQAAMTSKYHFQRMFHALTGFTVTEYVRNRRLTLAAEELAGSDGKVIDIALKYGYETPESFTKAFQRMHGVTPHTAKKMNVKLRSFSKLSFQIQIKGETEMNYRIAEEEASIVIGQDMIIHKDEYAEIPAFGEKIWKDGTHDRINELAGRPAGSLLFGYLFDFSEDGTRRYLMGTTLPEGQEPPQELVTLAVPGGTYAVFDIRETMPEDAEIGLGIQNVWRRIYSEWFPSAAFEQVEGPCIEKYFWTDDSKEEAVCEVWIPVGKK from the coding sequence ATGGAGACGATCCGGCTGCTGCAGCAGGCCATTGATTATGTGGAACACAATTTGCAATCTGCTATTGAAGTGGAGGATATTGCGCAAGCAGCAATGACCTCGAAATATCATTTCCAGCGGATGTTTCATGCCTTGACAGGCTTCACCGTTACTGAATATGTACGTAACCGGCGGCTGACGCTGGCAGCGGAAGAACTGGCCGGAAGTGACGGCAAGGTGATTGACATCGCGCTTAAGTATGGTTACGAAACGCCGGAGTCCTTCACCAAAGCGTTCCAGCGGATGCATGGGGTTACCCCGCACACTGCGAAGAAAATGAACGTGAAGCTGAGATCCTTCTCTAAGCTCTCCTTTCAAATTCAAATTAAAGGGGAAACTGAAATGAATTACAGAATTGCCGAAGAAGAAGCGTCCATCGTGATTGGACAAGATATGATTATCCACAAGGATGAATACGCAGAAATCCCTGCGTTCGGGGAGAAGATCTGGAAGGACGGCACACATGACCGGATTAATGAATTAGCAGGAAGACCTGCAGGTTCGCTGCTGTTCGGCTATCTCTTCGACTTCAGCGAGGACGGGACGAGGCGTTATCTGATGGGAACCACGCTGCCGGAGGGACAAGAGCCGCCGCAGGAGCTGGTAACCCTGGCTGTTCCCGGCGGGACCTATGCGGTATTCGATATCCGTGAAACCATGCCGGAGGATGCCGAGATCGGGCTTGGAATCCAGAATGTGTGGCGGAGAATCTACTCCGAATGGTTCCCTTCAGCAGCCTTTGAGCAAGTGGAAGGGCCGTGCATCGAGAAATACTTCTGGACGGATGACAGCAAGGAAGAAGCGGTCTGCGAGGTCTGGATTCCTGTGGGCAAAAAATAA
- a CDS encoding ABC transporter ATP-binding protein translates to MTTKTLISGTNIVKQYGQGGELRNVLDGVSVAIGEGEFVSVMGPSGSGKSTLLFAMSGMDRINGGQVAFEGRDLSALKEDELADLRRTRMGFVFQQPTLLRNLSILDNIILPSLRDNRKQVKSITAKAVTLMAQTGIEGLEKRKITGVSGGQLQRAGICRALMNNPQIIFGDEPTGALNLQAAQDIMDLFARINAEGTAVMLVTHDANIAVRTERILFMRDGRIVSELRLPEYTGADTEGRMNKITARLRELGI, encoded by the coding sequence ATGACGACGAAGACGCTGATTAGCGGAACTAATATAGTGAAGCAGTACGGCCAGGGCGGTGAACTGCGTAATGTGCTTGACGGCGTGTCCGTGGCAATCGGTGAAGGTGAATTCGTATCCGTGATGGGTCCGTCAGGCTCAGGGAAATCGACACTGCTGTTCGCAATGAGCGGCATGGACAGGATTAACGGCGGGCAGGTTGCTTTTGAAGGCAGGGATTTATCGGCACTCAAGGAGGATGAGCTGGCCGATCTGCGCCGGACCCGGATGGGCTTTGTGTTCCAGCAGCCGACGCTGCTGAGGAACCTGAGTATTCTGGATAATATCATTCTCCCGTCGCTGCGGGATAACCGGAAACAGGTGAAGTCCATCACGGCCAAAGCCGTTACGCTTATGGCCCAAACCGGCATCGAGGGGCTGGAGAAACGGAAGATTACCGGAGTCTCGGGCGGACAGCTGCAGCGGGCAGGCATCTGCCGTGCGCTAATGAACAATCCGCAGATTATATTTGGGGATGAGCCGACCGGCGCGCTTAACCTCCAGGCTGCCCAGGACATTATGGACCTCTTCGCCCGTATTAATGCGGAAGGTACAGCGGTTATGCTGGTCACTCATGATGCTAATATTGCCGTCAGGACAGAGCGCATCCTGTTTATGCGTGACGGCCGGATTGTAAGCGAGCTGCGGCTGCCGGAATACACCGGAGCAGATACGGAGGGACGGATGAATAAGATTACGGCCAGGCTGCGGGAGCTGGGGATATAG
- a CDS encoding helix-turn-helix domain-containing protein, translating into MKKAIAIIEERLGEDVSVEQIAGECYVSPRQLYRDFYSLTGHPVYEYIRRRRLSKALHLIKYSDMEPASVVYACGYSSQAAFCRTVKALLNMTPTAYKAGTVHYYFPVFNTAMPMQVEVKTVRIPSMIAVHYFGNQLAGIEDRAVQALLSILPQYNGLLLGRNEKQAGKRFCYELQVEYCRETLERVRGSQGLAIHRITPPVEQLYATTIVNNAEADINQAWNYLYSHWMKISMFEQENLPYFEAYVLRKGKIRRLVLHLPIRLSADYPAISIQTCPDRLFLIAAQRGSHAEKAAAEVLTEFLAKQYPYLLETQKEYYVSGGHDCCTCGIVLHEHRYVPDDGSISVLEVPGGLYAVLEGTSQGNRRGEEAVLAGWVEEHGLNRESRAQVFTVFDASGGTGHGHIGMKSYIKLADNDNTAGGIQTTIRVCSINTVEERVR; encoded by the coding sequence TTGAAAAAGGCAATAGCCATCATCGAAGAACGCCTGGGAGAGGATGTAAGTGTGGAGCAAATTGCCGGAGAATGTTATGTTTCTCCACGTCAGCTCTATCGTGATTTCTACAGCCTGACAGGCCATCCGGTGTATGAATATATACGCAGACGTCGGTTATCTAAGGCGCTGCATTTGATAAAGTATTCAGATATGGAGCCGGCATCGGTCGTATATGCCTGCGGCTATAGCTCACAGGCTGCCTTTTGCAGAACGGTAAAGGCCTTATTGAACATGACACCCACGGCCTACAAAGCGGGCACGGTCCATTATTATTTCCCTGTCTTTAACACTGCAATGCCGATGCAGGTCGAAGTGAAGACGGTGCGGATCCCCTCCATGATAGCTGTCCATTATTTCGGCAATCAGCTGGCGGGAATAGAAGACCGGGCCGTTCAGGCCCTGCTCTCCATACTCCCGCAATATAACGGCTTGCTGCTTGGCCGGAATGAGAAGCAGGCGGGCAAGCGGTTTTGCTATGAACTGCAGGTGGAGTATTGCAGGGAGACCCTGGAGCGGGTCCGCGGCTCCCAGGGGCTGGCCATTCATCGAATAACACCGCCGGTAGAGCAGCTATATGCTACAACTATTGTGAACAATGCGGAGGCAGACATTAATCAGGCGTGGAATTATTTGTACAGCCATTGGATGAAGATCAGCATGTTCGAACAGGAGAACCTGCCTTATTTCGAAGCCTATGTGCTCAGAAAAGGCAAGATCCGGAGGCTTGTTCTGCATCTTCCCATCAGGCTTAGTGCGGATTACCCGGCTATCTCCATACAGACCTGCCCGGACCGGCTTTTTCTCATTGCGGCGCAGCGCGGTAGTCATGCAGAGAAAGCGGCAGCCGAGGTGTTAACGGAGTTTCTGGCGAAGCAATACCCCTATCTGCTGGAGACACAGAAGGAATATTATGTTTCAGGCGGGCATGACTGCTGCACCTGCGGAATCGTGCTTCATGAGCACCGGTATGTTCCGGATGACGGCAGCATTTCGGTGCTGGAGGTTCCCGGAGGTTTATATGCTGTGCTGGAAGGAACCAGTCAGGGGAACCGCAGAGGTGAGGAAGCGGTTTTGGCAGGGTGGGTTGAGGAGCATGGCTTGAATAGAGAGAGCAGGGCACAGGTATTCACGGTGTTTGATGCTTCCGGCGGTACGGGACACGGACATATCGGGATGAAGTCTTATATAAAATTGGCAGACAATGATAATACGGCCGGAGGTATTCAAACTACAATCAGGGTATGCAGCATAAATACAGTTGAGGAGCGTGTGCGATGA
- a CDS encoding ABC transporter permease: MYFRLIRNELGASKLITLTTTIFIAAAAMLVSLSAILVVNLTGAIDNLMTEARTPHFMQMHSGKLDTARFTAFAEQNDKIADFQVLDFLNIEGSRIVINGKTLAGSVQDNGFSMQSGKFDYLLDFDGKIVTPADGQLYAPVAYMKDGTARTGDTAVVDGKTFTIAGFVRDSQMNSLLASSKRFLVSAGDYAAIQHSGSTEYLIEFRLKDYSMIGAFTDEYTAAGLEANGPTLTYPLFRMLNAISDGLMIAVILLVSVLVVAIALLCIRFTLLAAIESDYREIGVMKAVGMRVSDLKKLYLAKYTVIAAAGCTLGYGISLAFKDLLLNNIRLSWGESTHVYLPLLVGITGVLLIFLAVTAYVSRVLRRFRSISAADAVRFGTPQEKAAGAKVLPLSGTRLLDTNLFLGIKDVLARKRLYGTMLAVLVISTFIIIVPLNLYHTISSPGFITYMGIGRTDLRLDLQQTGNIPGKAADIAKTMQEDRDIAKYTVLTTKSFPLTADGSMKRLKVELGDHSVFPVAYSSGRAPAAEDEIALSAMNAGELGLQAQDTLTLTVNRQKRALTVSGIYSDITNGGKTAKAVFTDNAADTMWSVIFAQLTDPSLVSGKVHEYAYSFNYAKVSDINEYITQTFGTTINSVKAASRMAMIVLLAVNILVTLLFMNLLIAKDRYSIAVMKACGFTNADLRTQYFARSLFVLLISIVLGTILANTLGELLAGALIASFGAASFTFIVHPLSAYVLCPLMISGSVLIATLTGTSGAGRIQISENIKE; the protein is encoded by the coding sequence ATGTACTTCAGACTGATCCGGAATGAGCTCGGTGCAAGCAAGCTGATTACCTTGACTACTACGATATTCATCGCTGCCGCGGCTATGCTGGTATCGCTGTCCGCCATCCTTGTCGTCAATCTTACAGGGGCAATTGATAACCTCATGACAGAGGCGCGGACACCACATTTCATGCAGATGCATTCCGGTAAGCTCGATACGGCGCGTTTTACGGCTTTTGCGGAGCAGAATGATAAGATTGCTGACTTTCAGGTGCTTGATTTCCTTAATATTGAAGGTTCACGGATTGTGATTAACGGGAAGACGCTGGCAGGCAGCGTTCAGGATAACGGCTTCAGCATGCAGAGCGGGAAGTTTGACTATCTGCTTGATTTTGACGGAAAAATTGTAACCCCGGCGGACGGGCAGCTGTATGCTCCGGTAGCCTATATGAAGGACGGGACGGCCAGGACAGGCGACACTGCGGTGGTAGACGGCAAAACGTTCACTATCGCAGGTTTCGTTCGTGATTCCCAGATGAATTCACTGCTCGCCTCCTCCAAAAGATTCCTCGTGAGCGCAGGGGATTACGCTGCCATACAGCACTCCGGAAGTACTGAATACCTGATAGAGTTCAGGCTCAAGGACTACTCCATGATCGGCGCCTTTACTGATGAGTACACCGCAGCCGGACTTGAGGCCAACGGGCCTACGCTGACTTACCCCCTGTTCCGGATGCTGAATGCCATTTCCGACGGGCTGATGATTGCGGTTATTCTGCTGGTTAGCGTGCTGGTGGTTGCTATTGCCCTATTGTGCATACGCTTTACGCTTCTGGCGGCCATCGAGAGCGATTACCGGGAGATTGGCGTGATGAAGGCTGTCGGCATGCGGGTCTCTGATCTGAAGAAGCTCTATCTGGCAAAATACACCGTAATAGCAGCTGCAGGCTGTACTCTCGGCTATGGAATCTCTCTCGCGTTCAAAGATCTGCTGCTGAACAACATCCGGTTATCCTGGGGCGAAAGCACGCATGTTTATCTCCCGCTGCTCGTTGGCATAACCGGAGTACTGCTTATTTTCCTTGCCGTTACCGCTTATGTAAGCCGGGTGCTGAGACGCTTCCGGTCCATCTCTGCCGCCGATGCTGTCCGTTTCGGGACTCCGCAGGAGAAAGCCGCAGGAGCCAAGGTTCTTCCCCTGAGCGGAACCAGGCTGCTGGACACGAATCTGTTCCTCGGCATCAAGGATGTTCTGGCCCGCAAACGCCTGTATGGGACAATGCTGGCCGTGCTGGTCATCTCCACCTTCATTATTATCGTTCCGCTGAACCTGTATCACACGATATCTTCGCCGGGCTTCATCACTTATATGGGTATAGGACGCACTGATTTGCGCCTTGATTTGCAGCAGACCGGCAACATCCCCGGGAAGGCAGCGGACATTGCCAAGACCATGCAGGAAGACCGGGATATAGCGAAATACACCGTACTTACGACAAAAAGCTTCCCGCTAACCGCTGACGGGTCTATGAAGCGGCTGAAGGTGGAACTTGGCGACCACTCGGTATTCCCGGTAGCCTATTCCTCCGGCCGGGCGCCTGCCGCAGAGGATGAGATCGCCCTTTCGGCAATGAATGCCGGGGAGCTGGGCCTGCAGGCTCAAGATACCCTGACGCTGACCGTCAACAGGCAGAAGAGAGCCCTCACGGTAAGCGGAATCTACTCTGACATTACCAATGGCGGCAAGACGGCTAAAGCTGTTTTCACCGATAACGCTGCGGATACCATGTGGTCTGTTATTTTTGCCCAGCTCACCGATCCGTCCCTTGTCAGCGGTAAAGTGCATGAATATGCGTACAGCTTCAACTACGCCAAGGTTTCGGATATCAATGAATATATTACGCAGACCTTCGGCACCACTATAAACTCTGTCAAAGCGGCCTCCCGGATGGCCATGATTGTGCTGCTGGCGGTCAATATACTGGTCACCCTGTTGTTTATGAACCTGCTGATTGCCAAGGACCGCTACTCCATTGCCGTCATGAAAGCCTGCGGCTTCACCAATGCCGATTTGCGGACCCAGTATTTCGCACGCTCCCTCTTTGTACTCCTGATAAGTATCGTTCTGGGCACGATTCTCGCGAATACCCTCGGAGAGCTGCTTGCAGGCGCGCTTATTGCTTCTTTCGGTGCAGCCTCATTCACATTCATTGTTCATCCGCTGTCAGCTTATGTGCTGTGTCCGCTCATGATCTCAGGCTCAGTGCTCATTGCCACGCTGACAGGCACCTCAGGAGCAGGACGAATTCAAATATCTGAGAATATTAAGGAGTAG
- a CDS encoding methylated-DNA--[protein]-cysteine S-methyltransferase produces the protein MNQSRKYSQNQGKSTIYYQTLTLGDKDWTLWASDKGLIRLTYPQDEGRLPAAWLKQYAPAGRLQEDRERFEQLGATALLQRYFAGEAVDFSGLALDLWGTPFQQEVWRGLLTIPYGKTATYKELAERIGRPQAMRAVGTANGQNPLPVIVPCHRVIGTNGTLTGYRGGLQLKQELLQLEGILHVKAAGHERFAF, from the coding sequence ATGAATCAGAGCCGGAAGTATAGTCAGAATCAAGGCAAGAGCACGATATATTATCAGACCCTGACGCTCGGGGATAAAGACTGGACCCTGTGGGCCAGTGATAAGGGGCTGATCCGCCTGACTTACCCGCAGGATGAAGGAAGACTGCCCGCAGCCTGGCTGAAGCAGTATGCTCCAGCCGGCAGACTGCAGGAGGATAGAGAGAGGTTTGAGCAGCTTGGAGCTACCGCGCTGCTGCAGCGTTATTTCGCCGGAGAAGCGGTGGACTTCAGCGGCCTGGCTCTCGACCTGTGGGGCACGCCGTTCCAGCAGGAGGTCTGGCGGGGGCTGCTTACCATTCCGTATGGTAAGACAGCTACCTACAAGGAGCTGGCGGAGCGGATTGGCAGGCCGCAGGCAATGCGTGCGGTCGGCACGGCCAACGGCCAGAACCCGCTGCCGGTCATTGTGCCCTGCCACCGGGTGATCGGCACAAATGGTACCTTGACCGGCTACCGGGGCGGGCTGCAGCTGAAGCAGGAGCTGCTTCAGCTGGAAGGCATTCTGCATGTGAAGGCGGCGGGACATGAACGATTTGCTTTTTGA
- a CDS encoding DNA-3-methyladenine glycosylase: MNDLLFELPLPEDFNMNACLEYMNRSPLECLFRTDEAGITRMFRLEEEPVLIRLTVSEGHRLSVSLLHGTVPGTDSLEGLARYIVEWLDLDRDLAPFYKLAEADSLLRPLVSLHYGLRIVGIPDLFEALCWAILGQQVNLAFAYTLKQRLTAEYGESLEREGQTYYQFPRPEVFAEVQAEELCRLQLTRSKACTVLEVAALIAGGELSREDLLALPSPAAAEQRLLEIRGVGPWTSQYVRMRCLRDASSFPVGDVGLQNVVKFLTGLDRKPTPAELLELARPWQGWEAYATFYLWRALY; the protein is encoded by the coding sequence ATGAACGATTTGCTTTTTGAGCTGCCGCTGCCGGAGGATTTCAACATGAATGCCTGTCTGGAATACATGAACCGCTCGCCGCTGGAATGCCTGTTCCGCACGGATGAAGCGGGGATTACCCGGATGTTCAGGCTGGAGGAAGAACCGGTGCTGATCCGGCTGACTGTATCTGAGGGGCACCGGCTGAGTGTATCGCTGCTGCACGGGACTGTCCCCGGAACAGATTCGCTGGAAGGGCTGGCCCGCTATATTGTGGAATGGCTCGATCTGGACCGTGATCTGGCTCCATTCTATAAGCTGGCGGAAGCTGATTCGCTGCTCCGGCCGCTCGTAAGCCTGCATTACGGACTGCGGATCGTCGGCATTCCCGATCTGTTCGAAGCGTTATGCTGGGCGATTCTCGGGCAGCAGGTGAATCTGGCGTTCGCCTATACGCTGAAGCAGCGGCTGACCGCAGAATACGGGGAGTCGCTGGAACGGGAAGGTCAGACCTATTACCAGTTCCCGAGGCCGGAGGTCTTCGCGGAGGTGCAGGCCGAAGAGCTGTGCAGGCTGCAGCTGACCCGCAGCAAGGCGTGTACAGTGCTTGAGGTTGCCGCGCTGATTGCCGGCGGCGAATTAAGCCGGGAAGACCTGCTTGCGCTCCCGTCCCCGGCAGCCGCCGAGCAGCGGCTGCTTGAGATCCGCGGGGTCGGCCCGTGGACCTCGCAATATGTCCGCATGCGCTGCCTGCGGGATGCCTCGTCCTTCCCTGTAGGCGATGTCGGGCTACAGAACGTGGTCAAATTCCTGACCGGGTTGGACCGCAAGCCTACGCCGGCGGAGCTGCTTGAGCTGGCCCGGCCGTGGCAGGGCTGGGAGGCTTACGCCACCTTTTATTTGTGGCGGGCATTGTATTAG
- a CDS encoding VOC family protein codes for MSINLLQVSEAPGLITPAAVASRESGSRFQFTIRVEDVDAVCNELSLRGVSLLNGPMNRPWGIRTASFADPAGHIWEIAQELD; via the coding sequence ATGAGCATCAATCTGCTGCAAGTATCCGAAGCCCCCGGGCTTATTACCCCTGCAGCAGTCGCCAGCCGCGAGTCCGGTTCACGGTTTCAATTCACGATCCGCGTAGAGGATGTGGATGCGGTCTGCAATGAGTTAAGTTTACGCGGTGTAAGTCTGCTGAACGGACCGATGAACCGCCCCTGGGGCATCCGTACGGCCAGCTTCGCGGACCCTGCCGGCCATATTTGGGAAATTGCGCAGGAGCTGGATTAG
- a CDS encoding VOC family protein, giving the protein MTLQVNPFILVDGTADEAIAFYQEALGAKLLFKQTVGEGPQNPEAPMSEAEQARIAHSVLLVGETKFFVADQELNQPLTHGNGITICITVDTPDEARQLYNALGEGGTVDLELSPAYFSPAYGMVTDKFGVAFQIFTKRPQ; this is encoded by the coding sequence ATGACACTGCAAGTAAATCCTTTTATTCTGGTAGATGGTACAGCGGATGAGGCGATTGCCTTTTATCAGGAGGCACTGGGCGCTAAGCTGCTCTTCAAACAAACGGTCGGCGAAGGCCCGCAGAACCCGGAAGCACCGATGTCTGAAGCGGAGCAGGCACGTATCGCCCATTCCGTACTGCTGGTGGGTGAGACGAAATTTTTCGTGGCCGACCAGGAGCTGAACCAGCCGCTAACCCATGGGAACGGCATCACCATCTGCATTACAGTAGACACCCCGGATGAAGCCCGGCAGCTGTATAATGCTCTGGGGGAAGGCGGAACGGTGGATCTCGAGCTCAGCCCCGCTTATTTCAGCCCGGCCTACGGCATGGTCACCGATAAGTTTGGCGTAGCTTTCCAGATATTTACGAAGCGCCCGCAATAA
- a CDS encoding TetR/AcrR family transcriptional regulator — translation MRIVKEAEARRNEILDAAQELFGRKGFDGTSTGDILAKVGIARGTLYYHFKSKEDIMNALIERYSASILGAAQDIARDTSIPVLERILRVIMALNISSGDDSGSSKEIMEHIHKPQNALMHQKIQKVIISGVPPVLADIIREGIRQGIFNTPYPYECMEMIVIYANTIFDGDLVELTEEARMSRVIAFISNAERLLGAEQGSLISVMQMFGSGAGAGHD, via the coding sequence ATGAGAATTGTCAAAGAAGCCGAAGCCCGCAGAAATGAAATCCTGGATGCCGCACAGGAGCTGTTCGGCCGGAAGGGCTTCGACGGTACCAGCACGGGCGATATTCTGGCTAAGGTCGGGATTGCCCGGGGAACGCTCTACTATCACTTCAAATCAAAGGAGGATATTATGAATGCGTTAATTGAGCGGTACAGCGCAAGTATTCTGGGCGCCGCGCAGGACATTGCCCGGGACACCAGCATCCCCGTCCTCGAGCGGATTCTCCGCGTTATCATGGCATTGAACATCAGCAGCGGAGACGACAGCGGCAGCAGCAAGGAAATTATGGAGCATATCCATAAGCCGCAGAACGCATTGATGCACCAGAAGATCCAGAAGGTCATTATTAGCGGAGTTCCGCCGGTTCTGGCAGACATCATCCGTGAAGGCATCCGGCAAGGAATATTCAATACGCCTTATCCGTATGAATGCATGGAGATGATCGTGATTTATGCGAATACGATTTTTGACGGGGATCTGGTTGAACTGACGGAAGAGGCGAGGATGTCGCGTGTAATCGCGTTTATCTCCAATGCAGAGCGGCTGCTCGGTGCTGAGCAAGGAAGCCTGATAAGTGTGATGCAGATGTTCGGCAGCGGGGCCGGGGCCGGCCATGACTAA
- a CDS encoding MFS transporter, which yields MTNPQKAFHKFLLLWSGQFISAIGSGLTAFGLGVYVFQQTGKASAMALVTLLAFMPSLLLSPVAGVLADRYDRRLLMMLGDGLSATGLLFILVCLLRGEAGLWQICAGVTISSVFSSLLDPAYKATVTDLLAEEQYTKASGFVQVAGSAKYLISPVVAGFLLLVWDVRLLLIIDICTFGVTVTSTLAVRRGLSSKPKEAAPSFIREFQEGWRALSASRGVLVLVVTTSVMTFFLGIIETLSMPMILTFADSAALGTLETVIASGMLASSVVIGLLPIKRGFVRILSVSLFCQGLFMMVFGLRENMLLLGLSGFLFFAMLPFTNTSLDYLVRTNIDNSVQGRVWSLIGLVSQLGFVAAYTLAGVLADYVFTPLLVAGGSLAGSVGRVIGTGDGRGMGLLIIIAGSLLSGASVVLYNLKSIKQLENRGDLCTSD from the coding sequence ATGACTAATCCGCAGAAGGCATTCCATAAGTTTCTGCTGCTGTGGTCGGGGCAGTTCATTTCTGCCATCGGCAGCGGTCTCACCGCGTTCGGTCTGGGGGTGTATGTGTTTCAGCAGACCGGCAAAGCTTCAGCGATGGCTCTTGTCACCCTGCTGGCCTTCATGCCTTCGCTTCTTCTGAGTCCCGTAGCCGGAGTACTCGCCGACCGTTATGACCGCAGGCTGCTCATGATGCTGGGCGACGGCCTGTCCGCGACAGGACTGCTGTTCATCCTGGTCTGCCTCCTCCGCGGAGAAGCAGGGCTGTGGCAGATTTGTGCCGGAGTGACTATAAGCTCTGTATTCTCCTCTCTGCTTGATCCGGCGTACAAAGCTACGGTGACTGATCTGCTGGCCGAGGAGCAGTACACGAAGGCAAGCGGCTTTGTTCAGGTGGCCGGCTCAGCCAAATATCTGATTTCACCTGTCGTTGCAGGATTTCTGCTGCTGGTGTGGGATGTCAGGCTGCTGCTGATCATCGACATCTGCACTTTCGGGGTCACCGTGACCTCCACGCTCGCGGTTCGCAGGGGCCTGTCCTCCAAGCCGAAGGAAGCGGCACCCTCCTTCATCCGGGAATTCCAGGAAGGCTGGCGTGCACTTTCGGCCAGCAGAGGGGTGCTGGTACTGGTGGTCACAACATCGGTAATGACTTTTTTTCTCGGGATCATAGAGACTCTATCCATGCCAATGATCCTTACTTTTGCAGACAGCGCTGCGCTAGGCACACTGGAGACCGTCATCGCTTCAGGGATGCTGGCATCAAGTGTCGTTATAGGCTTGCTGCCGATTAAACGGGGCTTTGTGCGCATTCTGTCAGTTTCCCTTTTTTGCCAGGGCCTGTTCATGATGGTATTCGGACTGCGTGAAAACATGCTCCTGCTGGGCCTTTCGGGCTTCCTCTTCTTCGCCATGCTGCCGTTCACCAACACCTCCCTCGATTATCTGGTCCGCACCAATATAGATAATTCTGTGCAAGGCCGGGTCTGGTCCCTGATCGGTCTGGTCTCCCAGCTTGGTTTTGTTGCTGCTTACACCCTGGCCGGTGTGCTGGCTGATTATGTGTTCACTCCCTTACTTGTTGCAGGCGGATCCCTCGCGGGCAGTGTGGGCAGGGTCATTGGTACAGGGGATGGACGGGGGATGGGACTGCTCATTATCATCGCCGGATCGCTGCTTAGCGGAGCCTCGGTTGTACTGTATAACCTGAAATCAATCAAACAGCTTGAGAACAGGGGTGACTTATGTACTTCAGACTGA